One stretch of Leptospira stimsonii DNA includes these proteins:
- a CDS encoding alpha-glucosidase gives MSSIKSKKKSPIPTNKWWQTTTIYQIYPRSFADTNEDGIGDIAGIISKLDYLKDMGFETLWISPLYKSPQRDHGYDVSDYYSISPEYGTLKDAENLIKEVHKRGMKIVFDMVMNHTSDEHEWFKESRSSKDNPKRDWYIWKDGKGKGKPPNNWSSFVTPNAWQYDKKTDQWYCASFLDFQPDLNYYNPEVKKAMFDVLRFWLKKGVDGFRLDIFHAIYKDRHFRDNPFRFKYLVTENDHDGYFQRRLYTVNHPNNFEFAKELRSVLDEFEGDRFAVGEVAGDDHTIKRYLGEKRDGLNLIFLFETLMLKFKTSFFKGIIKKMEEIYPAPYTPTYVFGNHDQRRYMRKINNNLEKGKLVALFQFTARGVPVTYYGEEIGMTNETIKLTEAQDPLARIYRWLGDTLSEFLGLADIIIRDRARSPMQWDDSPNAGFTTKKAKPWIRVHGNYKARNVSTESEDKDSLLSVYRKVIHLRNESKALREGNLTLLEEGVPKDMLVYIREADKERKMVIFNFGKKERLFNNTTDCKKYCFSTHVYDHNEFDLFQVPPCSGLILENDHSPRVVIKPKVKRKK, from the coding sequence ATGAGTTCTATAAAATCCAAAAAGAAATCCCCAATTCCAACAAACAAATGGTGGCAAACAACCACGATTTATCAGATCTACCCCCGTTCCTTTGCGGATACGAACGAAGATGGGATCGGTGATATCGCCGGGATCATTTCTAAGTTAGATTATCTGAAGGATATGGGTTTTGAAACCCTCTGGATTTCTCCCTTATATAAAAGTCCTCAACGAGATCACGGATACGACGTTAGCGACTATTACTCGATTTCTCCCGAGTACGGAACTCTCAAGGACGCGGAGAACTTAATCAAAGAAGTTCATAAAAGAGGAATGAAGATCGTCTTCGACATGGTGATGAACCATACTTCGGACGAACACGAATGGTTTAAAGAATCCCGTTCCAGTAAGGACAATCCCAAAAGGGATTGGTATATTTGGAAAGACGGCAAAGGGAAAGGAAAACCGCCTAACAACTGGAGTTCGTTCGTTACTCCCAATGCTTGGCAGTATGATAAAAAAACGGATCAGTGGTATTGTGCGAGCTTTCTTGATTTCCAGCCGGATTTGAACTATTATAACCCGGAAGTCAAAAAAGCGATGTTCGACGTTTTGCGTTTTTGGTTAAAAAAGGGCGTGGACGGTTTTCGTTTGGATATCTTTCACGCGATTTACAAAGACAGACATTTTCGGGATAACCCGTTTCGTTTTAAATACTTAGTAACCGAGAATGATCACGACGGTTACTTTCAGAGAAGACTTTATACGGTTAATCACCCGAACAACTTCGAATTTGCAAAAGAACTCAGATCCGTCCTCGACGAATTCGAAGGTGATCGTTTCGCTGTCGGCGAGGTCGCCGGGGATGATCATACCATCAAACGTTACTTAGGCGAAAAAAGAGACGGATTGAATCTGATATTTCTTTTCGAAACCCTGATGTTGAAATTCAAGACGAGTTTTTTCAAGGGCATCATCAAGAAGATGGAAGAAATCTATCCGGCTCCATACACTCCCACGTATGTTTTCGGGAATCACGATCAAAGACGGTATATGCGTAAGATCAACAACAACCTGGAAAAAGGGAAGTTGGTGGCTCTGTTTCAGTTTACCGCTCGAGGTGTTCCGGTCACATATTACGGTGAGGAAATCGGGATGACCAACGAAACGATCAAACTCACCGAAGCCCAAGATCCGCTCGCAAGAATCTATCGCTGGTTAGGTGATACACTTTCCGAATTTCTGGGACTCGCGGACATTATCATTCGGGATCGAGCCAGATCTCCGATGCAGTGGGATGATTCACCAAACGCCGGTTTTACGACTAAAAAGGCAAAACCTTGGATTCGAGTACACGGAAATTACAAGGCAAGAAACGTAAGCACTGAATCCGAAGACAAGGATTCACTTTTGAGCGTATATCGAAAAGTCATCCATCTACGGAACGAAAGTAAGGCATTGAGAGAAGGAAATTTGACTCTGCTTGAAGAAGGTGTTCCAAAAGATATGCTCGTTTATATTCGAGAAGCCGACAAAGAACGGAAAATGGTGATTTTTAACTTTGGAAAAAAAGAACGTCTTTTTAATAATACGACGGATTGCAAAAAATATTGTTTTTCAACTCACGTCTACGATCACAATGAATTCGATCTCTTTCAGGTGCCGCCGTGTTCCGGTTTGATCTTGGAGAACGACCATTCTCCGAGGGTTGTAATAAAACCGAAAGTTAAGAGAAAAAAATAA
- a CDS encoding adenylate/guanylate cyclase domain-containing protein, which translates to MLKRRKLLFPLLCIVLWILSFNACGSSGNSKIPPRAEKGILDLRDWDFNSDGIVKLDGEWSFVWKQLPLSKPNTVLPDSKTYFVPVPDNWNSYKEIGDINSASAYGYGTFTLKVLLNENQIPLGLRFQDVGTAAAIWVNGKKLIRSGVVGTDENTSRPQYLPRYIDVPTDNNEALIQVEVSNFHHFKGGIWETIRLGSRKSIQDDKENRSATEMFLFGSIAIMALYHFGLFSLRRKDNSSLFFGLFCFVIVVRLLTTGERFLLQKFPDIPWELGSKLEYLSFYLAWPIFQKYMDSIFPGDMPPLVTKIATAVVGFFSLIILFFPTRIFALTLLPYQGILLLYIPFFFFWSGRFIYRKRDGAIIAGIGVLALIAAAINDILQSQTLVSHGYYLPIGLFSFIFAQSYMLSLKFSSAFVSIENLSADLTRTNQSYSRFVPLEFLKFLGKKNITEIELGDQTQKEMTILFSDIRSFTQLSEKMTPKDNFDFLNSYMGRMGPIIRKHGGFVDKYLGDGIMALFPDSPDDAVEAAKEMKSTLEEHNQSRLERNYDPIRIGIGIHTGVLMLGTIGEEARMDGTVISDAVNLASRIEGLTKEYGADILLSDESYQKIRNRRKYTFQELGKVSVKGKENLIGVYEVK; encoded by the coding sequence ATGCTAAAACGAAGAAAGTTATTATTTCCTTTGCTCTGTATTGTTCTTTGGATCCTCTCATTCAACGCCTGTGGATCGTCCGGAAATTCTAAAATTCCTCCTCGCGCCGAAAAAGGAATTTTGGATCTGAGAGACTGGGATTTCAACTCCGACGGAATCGTAAAATTGGACGGGGAATGGTCCTTTGTCTGGAAACAACTTCCTCTTTCCAAGCCGAACACGGTTCTTCCCGATTCGAAAACGTATTTTGTTCCGGTTCCCGATAACTGGAATTCCTATAAGGAGATCGGAGATATCAATTCGGCGTCGGCCTACGGTTATGGAACGTTTACTCTGAAGGTTTTGTTAAACGAAAATCAAATCCCTCTTGGACTGCGTTTTCAGGACGTGGGAACGGCCGCGGCGATTTGGGTGAACGGCAAAAAATTAATCCGAAGTGGAGTGGTCGGAACCGATGAAAACACTTCAAGGCCGCAGTATCTTCCGCGATATATAGACGTTCCCACAGACAACAACGAAGCCTTGATCCAAGTCGAAGTCTCCAACTTTCATCATTTTAAAGGTGGAATCTGGGAAACGATTCGTCTTGGAAGTCGGAAGAGCATACAGGACGATAAGGAAAATCGATCCGCGACCGAGATGTTTCTTTTCGGAAGTATTGCGATCATGGCCCTCTATCACTTCGGTCTTTTTTCTTTAAGGAGAAAAGACAACTCGAGTTTGTTCTTCGGTTTATTTTGTTTTGTCATCGTCGTGCGTCTACTCACTACCGGAGAACGATTTCTTCTCCAAAAATTTCCGGACATACCTTGGGAGCTCGGAAGCAAGTTGGAATATCTTTCTTTTTATCTTGCGTGGCCGATTTTTCAGAAATACATGGACAGTATTTTTCCGGGGGACATGCCACCGTTGGTTACAAAGATCGCTACCGCGGTCGTCGGCTTCTTTTCGCTTATCATTTTGTTTTTTCCCACTAGAATTTTCGCACTAACACTGCTTCCTTACCAAGGAATTCTACTTCTTTATATACCATTCTTCTTCTTCTGGTCCGGAAGATTTATATATCGAAAACGCGATGGTGCAATCATCGCCGGGATCGGCGTCTTAGCATTGATCGCGGCCGCGATCAACGATATTCTACAAAGTCAAACTCTCGTCAGTCACGGATACTATCTTCCGATCGGACTTTTTTCGTTTATTTTCGCCCAGTCCTATATGCTTTCGCTGAAGTTTTCCTCCGCGTTTGTCTCGATCGAAAACTTATCCGCGGATCTAACGAGAACGAATCAATCGTATAGTCGTTTTGTTCCTTTAGAATTTTTGAAATTTCTCGGGAAAAAGAATATTACGGAAATTGAATTAGGAGATCAAACTCAAAAGGAAATGACGATCCTTTTCTCCGATATACGATCTTTCACACAACTCTCCGAAAAGATGACACCGAAGGATAACTTCGATTTTTTAAATTCTTATATGGGAAGAATGGGGCCGATCATTCGAAAACATGGAGGCTTTGTGGATAAGTATTTAGGAGACGGGATCATGGCTCTTTTTCCGGATTCTCCCGATGACGCAGTGGAAGCGGCGAAGGAGATGAAATCAACACTGGAAGAACACAACCAAAGTCGTTTGGAAAGAAATTATGATCCGATCCGAATCGGGATCGGAATTCATACCGGTGTTTTGATGCTGGGAACGATCGGAGAAGAGGCGAGGATGGACGGAACCGTCATCTCGGACGCCGTCAATCTTGCGTCTCGAATCGAAGGACTTACGAAAGAATATGGAGCGGAT
- a CDS encoding dienelactone hydrolase family protein, with translation MKKFLTFFAVLQLFSVSIAAKTISKNIVYQEGETTLEGYISYPELGSKKTAPGILVVHDWLGLGENSKMRADKLAELGYVAFAVDIYGKGIRPKGMEEASKLAGQFKQDRKLMRARITAALETLKSQPEVDAQNIAAIGYCFGGTVALELARSGAPIKGTVSFHGGLQTPNTEDAKSIAGKVLVLHGADDPFVKKDEVDTFQDEMRKAGIDWQFISYGGAVHSFTIKEAGNDNSKGAAYNAKADRRSWNELLSFFKEIFPKQKV, from the coding sequence ATGAAGAAATTCTTAACCTTTTTTGCGGTCTTACAGTTATTCTCCGTTTCCATAGCGGCCAAAACGATTTCGAAGAACATCGTCTATCAAGAGGGAGAAACCACTTTAGAAGGATACATTTCCTATCCTGAGCTCGGTTCTAAAAAGACGGCGCCGGGTATCCTGGTCGTACACGATTGGCTCGGTTTAGGAGAAAATTCCAAAATGCGAGCGGATAAACTTGCCGAGTTAGGTTACGTTGCGTTTGCAGTGGACATCTACGGAAAAGGCATTCGACCCAAAGGTATGGAAGAAGCTTCTAAGTTAGCCGGTCAATTCAAACAAGACCGCAAACTGATGAGAGCTCGAATCACGGCGGCATTAGAAACACTAAAATCGCAACCGGAAGTGGATGCGCAGAATATCGCGGCGATCGGCTATTGTTTCGGCGGAACCGTGGCGTTGGAACTCGCACGAAGCGGGGCGCCGATTAAGGGAACCGTTAGTTTCCATGGTGGATTACAAACCCCTAATACGGAAGACGCGAAGAGTATCGCTGGGAAGGTTCTCGTATTACACGGAGCAGACGATCCTTTCGTAAAAAAAGACGAGGTAGACACGTTTCAGGATGAGATGAGAAAGGCAGGAATCGACTGGCAATTTATTTCTTATGGCGGAGCCGTTCACTCCTTTACAATCAAAGAAGCGGGAAACGACAATTCCAAGGGGGCGGCTTACAACGCAAAGGCGGATCGCCGCTCTTGGAACGAACTACTTTCTTTTTTTAAGGAGATTTTCCCAAAACAGAAAGTGTAA